From Amycolatopsis cihanbeyliensis, a single genomic window includes:
- a CDS encoding phosphotransferase family protein, whose translation MESFPPADTEEQYEALTEGRLRVPVERLCRELGLYASPVRFADGSLPVYAVGDRHVLKLYPPAFAGEAKVESTALRAVQGKLPIPTPAPERVGEADGWEYLLMRRLTGVSLANVWPRLSVVDKQELAPRLGETLAALHRVTDPALADLEPRDWPGFIAAQRASAVDRQRAAGLREEWLEQIPCFLDSVDDAELGKPEPVLLHTEFMREHLLMTEGGTGWTVSGLFDFEPAMVGAPEYELVAVGLFVSCGDADFLRALLLGYGYSADRLGERLSRRLLAYTLLHRYANLPWFLSRLPAPPEPTLDALATTWFGTGSGVS comes from the coding sequence ATGGAGAGCTTCCCGCCCGCGGACACCGAAGAGCAGTACGAAGCCCTCACCGAGGGACGGTTGCGCGTGCCCGTGGAACGGCTCTGTCGCGAGCTCGGCCTGTACGCGAGTCCGGTGCGCTTCGCGGACGGTTCGCTCCCGGTGTACGCCGTCGGCGACCGGCACGTGCTCAAGCTCTACCCACCGGCTTTCGCCGGGGAGGCGAAGGTGGAGAGCACCGCATTGCGTGCGGTGCAAGGCAAGCTGCCGATCCCCACCCCCGCGCCGGAACGGGTCGGCGAGGCCGACGGGTGGGAGTATCTGCTCATGCGGCGGCTCACCGGGGTGAGCCTGGCGAATGTCTGGCCGCGGCTGTCTGTTGTGGACAAGCAGGAACTCGCGCCGCGGTTGGGTGAGACGCTGGCCGCGCTGCACCGGGTTACCGATCCCGCGCTGGCCGACCTGGAGCCGCGGGACTGGCCGGGCTTCATCGCGGCACAGCGGGCCAGCGCCGTGGACCGGCAGCGCGCGGCCGGACTCCGCGAGGAATGGCTGGAGCAGATCCCCTGCTTCCTGGACAGTGTGGACGATGCGGAGCTCGGCAAGCCGGAACCGGTGTTGCTGCACACCGAGTTCATGCGCGAGCACCTGCTGATGACCGAGGGCGGCACGGGCTGGACGGTGTCCGGGCTGTTCGACTTCGAGCCCGCGATGGTCGGCGCTCCCGAGTACGAACTCGTCGCCGTCGGGCTGTTCGTCTCCTGCGGGGATGCCGATTTCCTGCGCGCGTTGCTGCTCGGCTACGGCTACTCCGCCGACCGGCTCGGCGAGCGATTGTCCCGGCGGCTGCTGGCCTACACCCTGTTGCACCGGTACGCGAACCTGCCGTGGTTCCTCAGCCGGTTGCCCGCGCCGCCCGAGCCGACCCTGGACGCGCTGGCCACCACCTGGTTCGGTACCGGTAGCGGGGTCAGCTGA
- a CDS encoding beta-propeller domain-containing protein: MKRLPTPPRPAGLAVALVVVLAAGLVVTDTLTSEKPWNQRETGTAATGTPRLVSFDSCEAALAELRESMRPFVGPYGLPGDQPYGVAADSGFAEGVDGRAAVPNAAPAAGEDAGSAGKKRQHSGTNNHERGVEEPDLVQTDGNRVVSVVDGTLRVVDVGSTAVTAEVDLPGGPATELLLHGDRALVLAAGGVAAAPVDPGFAPEPGGLRSRLVLVDLAGPAEVVGTLELDGEYVDARAIEGRARIVVRSAPRLPFTHPHEAGSRESALRENREILERSSIEDWLPRYELTGNGTRQEGNLVDCARVSHPDTYSGTAMLTVLTVELSGRLGTGDPVSIVAEGDTVYGTESSLYVADDGYPTAVPMPGGRMPMPEWEPEARRTEIHQFDIGRPGPPRHVASGTVEGTLLNQYSLSEYEGHLRVATTTGAAGVPRGPDEVPNSVSAVTVLARKDSELAQVGRVGGLGKGERIYAVRFVGPVGYVVTFRETDPLYTVDLADPAAPRVVGELKITGYSAYLHDAGAGRLIGVGQEANRQGRTSGLQVSLFDVGDPAAPSRIAQQHVAGARSEVESDPHAFLYWPPSGLIVLPYTSPPTGPDWEHGGGALVLRLGERGMTEVGTVRQPAESGSAGDGVVRRAMVIGDRLWTVSSAGALVSEVGDGGTNRVAWIPFS, encoded by the coding sequence ATGAAGCGACTCCCCACCCCGCCACGCCCGGCCGGCCTTGCCGTCGCGCTCGTCGTCGTGCTCGCCGCGGGCCTGGTCGTGACCGACACGCTGACCAGCGAGAAGCCGTGGAACCAGCGAGAGACCGGCACGGCGGCCACCGGCACGCCGCGGCTGGTGTCCTTCGACTCCTGCGAGGCGGCGCTGGCGGAGCTACGCGAGTCCATGCGGCCCTTCGTCGGGCCGTACGGCCTGCCGGGGGACCAGCCCTACGGGGTGGCTGCCGACTCCGGGTTCGCCGAGGGAGTCGACGGCAGGGCGGCCGTGCCGAACGCGGCTCCCGCGGCGGGCGAGGACGCGGGGAGCGCGGGAAAGAAGCGGCAGCATTCGGGTACCAACAACCACGAGCGTGGGGTCGAGGAACCCGATCTGGTGCAGACCGACGGTAACCGGGTGGTCAGCGTGGTGGACGGGACCCTGCGGGTGGTCGACGTCGGATCCACCGCCGTCACCGCCGAGGTGGACCTTCCCGGTGGCCCGGCGACCGAACTGCTGCTGCACGGCGACCGCGCGCTGGTGCTGGCCGCCGGCGGGGTCGCCGCCGCGCCGGTCGATCCCGGCTTCGCGCCCGAGCCGGGCGGGCTGCGGTCGAGGCTGGTGCTGGTGGATCTGGCAGGCCCGGCGGAGGTGGTCGGCACCCTGGAGCTGGACGGCGAGTACGTGGACGCGCGGGCGATCGAAGGGCGCGCCAGGATCGTGGTCCGCTCGGCGCCCCGGCTGCCCTTCACTCACCCGCACGAGGCAGGCTCCCGGGAGAGCGCGCTTCGGGAGAACAGGGAGATCCTGGAACGATCCTCGATCGAGGACTGGCTGCCCCGCTACGAGCTGACCGGGAACGGAACCCGGCAGGAGGGCAACCTGGTGGACTGCGCGCGGGTGAGCCATCCGGACACCTACAGCGGGACGGCCATGCTCACCGTGCTCACCGTCGAGCTGTCCGGCCGGCTCGGGACCGGTGACCCGGTGTCCATTGTGGCCGAAGGGGACACCGTGTACGGCACGGAGTCCAGCCTGTACGTCGCCGACGACGGGTATCCCACCGCCGTTCCGATGCCGGGCGGGCGGATGCCGATGCCCGAGTGGGAGCCCGAGGCCCGGCGGACCGAGATACACCAGTTCGACATCGGCCGGCCGGGACCACCGCGGCACGTGGCCTCCGGCACGGTTGAGGGGACCCTGCTGAACCAGTACTCGCTCTCGGAGTACGAGGGCCACCTGCGGGTGGCGACCACCACCGGGGCCGCGGGCGTGCCGCGCGGTCCCGACGAGGTACCGAACTCCGTGAGCGCGGTGACCGTGCTGGCCAGGAAGGATTCCGAGCTCGCCCAGGTGGGCAGGGTCGGCGGACTCGGCAAGGGGGAGCGGATCTACGCCGTGCGCTTCGTCGGTCCGGTCGGCTATGTGGTGACCTTCAGGGAGACCGACCCGCTGTACACGGTGGATCTTGCCGACCCGGCCGCGCCACGGGTCGTGGGCGAGCTGAAGATCACCGGCTACTCGGCGTACCTGCACGACGCGGGTGCGGGGAGGCTGATCGGGGTCGGCCAGGAAGCGAACCGGCAGGGGCGCACCAGCGGGTTGCAGGTCTCGCTGTTCGACGTCGGCGACCCGGCGGCACCGAGCCGGATCGCCCAGCAGCATGTGGCGGGCGCGCGTTCCGAGGTCGAGTCGGACCCGCACGCGTTCCTGTACTGGCCGCCGAGCGGACTGATCGTGCTGCCGTACACCAGCCCGCCGACCGGGCCGGACTGGGAGCACGGTGGTGGTGCGCTGGTGCTCAGGCTGGGTGAGCGGGGCATGACCGAGGTCGGGACCGTGCGGCAGCCCGCGGAATCCGGCTCCGCCGGGGACGGGGTCGTCCGCAGGGCCATGGTGATCGGCGACCGGCTGTGGACGGTGTCCAGCGCCGGTGCACTGGTTTCCGAGGTCGGCGACGGCGGCACCAACCGGGTGGCGTGGATCCCGTTCAGCTGA
- a CDS encoding FAD-binding and (Fe-S)-binding domain-containing protein produces MRHDVRDTLRRHLAGQVAGEIAVDPASLALYTTDASNYRHPPLGVLLPRDAEDVRAAVATCRELDVPIVARGGGTSIAGNACGPGLVVDTSRYFAGVRELDPESRTARVAPGTVLDDLQAAAAPHGLRYGPDPSTHSRCTIGGMIGNNACGSHSVAWGRTADTVRELDVLLYDGTRMTVGRTSPPELDARTALPGTEGRVYRELRDLVRGNLALLRTELSTWPRRVSGYGLEHLLPENGFDLAKALVGSEGTCVTVLGAELELTELPRHRVLAVLGFTEDVAAADAVPAILPAAPLTVEGVDAELVGLLAAARTEDLPAGGAWLFVEFGGDEPGEAEQRAHRLAAELGEAITGHLVLTDPAAQRRLWRIREEGAGLATRRADGSEAWPGWEDAAVPPERLGGYLREFKRLMRRHGRSSVVYGHYGEGCLHLRLDFDLLSESGIAGFRSFVEEAADLVAAHGGSLSGEHGDGQARSELLPRMYSARALELFERFKAIFDPDGRMNPGVLVEPRAVDANLRVRTASPELERRTFLGYPEDHGSFGEAMRRCVGVGKCRNTSGGGVMCPSYRATREEQHSTRGRAHLLAEMINGELITDGWRSKEVHEALDLCLSCKGCLSDCPVDVDMATYKAEFYHQHYRRRLRPAAHYSMGWLPLWLRAAALSPRLAGAVTARPRAAALLKRLGGIAPQRQLPAFARTPFTRARRDLCRGPDPAAPRPVLLWPDSFNNYFTPRVLEAAAEVLGAAGYQVVLPERGVCCGLTWVSTGQLGVARRVLRRTVEVLRPYLDAGYRVAGLEPSCTALFRGDLGHLLPGDGTATLLAERTHTLAELLAEADPPWRGLDLDAVSQVHCHQHAVLGFTAEERVMAEAGIRSSTLDTGCCGLAGNFGFERGHYEVSLACAEDRLLPALRETPAETLVISDGFSCRTQIAQESDRTAVHLAEVLQDGLRRR; encoded by the coding sequence GTGCGACACGACGTGCGAGACACCCTGCGGCGGCACCTTGCCGGCCAGGTAGCCGGGGAGATCGCGGTCGACCCGGCCAGCCTGGCGCTGTACACCACGGATGCCTCCAACTACCGGCATCCCCCGCTGGGCGTGCTGCTGCCAAGAGACGCCGAGGACGTGCGGGCCGCCGTCGCGACCTGCCGCGAGCTGGACGTGCCGATCGTGGCCCGCGGCGGTGGCACCAGTATCGCGGGCAACGCCTGCGGCCCCGGCCTGGTGGTGGACACCTCGCGGTACTTCGCCGGGGTGCGCGAGCTGGACCCCGAGTCCCGGACCGCGCGGGTCGCGCCCGGCACCGTGCTGGACGATCTGCAGGCGGCCGCGGCACCACACGGCCTGCGCTACGGTCCGGATCCGTCGACGCACAGCCGGTGCACGATCGGCGGCATGATCGGCAACAACGCCTGCGGCTCGCACTCGGTCGCCTGGGGGCGCACCGCGGACACGGTGCGGGAACTGGACGTGTTGCTCTACGACGGCACCCGGATGACCGTCGGCCGCACCTCGCCACCCGAGCTGGACGCCAGAACGGCCCTGCCGGGCACCGAGGGCCGGGTCTACCGTGAGCTGCGCGATCTCGTGCGGGGCAACCTCGCCCTGCTGCGCACCGAGCTGTCCACCTGGCCGCGCCGGGTTTCCGGATACGGGCTCGAGCACCTGCTGCCGGAGAACGGCTTCGACCTGGCGAAGGCGCTGGTGGGCAGCGAGGGCACCTGCGTGACCGTGCTCGGTGCCGAGTTGGAGCTCACCGAGTTGCCCCGGCACCGGGTGCTCGCCGTCCTCGGGTTCACCGAGGACGTGGCGGCGGCCGATGCCGTGCCCGCGATCCTGCCCGCCGCGCCGCTCACCGTGGAGGGGGTGGACGCCGAGCTGGTCGGCCTGCTCGCCGCCGCGCGGACCGAGGACCTGCCCGCGGGCGGGGCCTGGCTGTTCGTGGAGTTCGGCGGGGACGAGCCGGGCGAGGCCGAGCAGCGGGCACACCGGCTGGCCGCCGAACTGGGCGAGGCGATCACCGGGCACCTGGTGCTCACCGATCCCGCGGCGCAGCGCAGGCTCTGGCGGATCAGGGAGGAGGGCGCAGGGCTGGCCACCCGGCGTGCGGACGGGTCCGAGGCGTGGCCCGGCTGGGAGGACGCGGCGGTCCCGCCCGAACGACTCGGCGGCTACCTGCGCGAGTTCAAGCGGCTGATGCGCAGGCACGGGCGCAGCAGCGTGGTCTACGGCCACTACGGCGAGGGCTGCCTGCACCTGCGGCTGGACTTCGACCTGCTGTCCGAGTCGGGGATCGCCGGGTTCCGTTCCTTCGTCGAGGAGGCGGCCGATCTGGTCGCCGCGCACGGTGGGTCGCTCTCCGGCGAGCACGGCGACGGGCAGGCCCGATCCGAGCTGTTGCCCCGGATGTACAGCGCGCGGGCGCTGGAGCTGTTCGAACGGTTCAAGGCGATCTTCGACCCGGACGGCCGGATGAATCCCGGTGTGCTGGTCGAGCCCCGGGCGGTGGACGCGAACCTGCGGGTGCGCACGGCCTCGCCGGAGCTCGAGCGGCGCACCTTCCTGGGTTACCCGGAGGACCACGGCAGCTTCGGCGAGGCGATGCGACGCTGCGTCGGCGTCGGCAAGTGCCGTAACACCAGCGGCGGCGGGGTGATGTGCCCGAGTTACCGGGCCACCCGCGAGGAGCAGCACTCCACCAGGGGCAGGGCGCACCTGCTCGCCGAGATGATCAATGGCGAGCTGATCACCGATGGTTGGCGGTCGAAGGAGGTGCACGAGGCGCTGGACCTGTGCCTTTCCTGCAAGGGCTGCCTTTCCGACTGCCCGGTCGATGTCGACATGGCGACCTACAAGGCCGAGTTCTACCACCAGCATTACCGGCGCAGGCTGCGGCCGGCCGCGCACTACTCCATGGGCTGGCTGCCGCTCTGGCTGCGCGCCGCCGCGCTGAGCCCGCGGCTGGCCGGTGCGGTCACCGCCCGCCCGCGGGCCGCCGCGCTGCTGAAGCGGCTCGGCGGCATCGCGCCGCAGCGGCAACTGCCCGCGTTCGCGCGTACCCCGTTCACCCGCGCCCGCCGGGACCTGTGTCGCGGTCCCGACCCCGCGGCACCGCGGCCGGTGTTGCTGTGGCCGGACTCGTTCAACAACTACTTCACCCCCAGGGTGCTGGAGGCGGCCGCGGAGGTGCTCGGCGCGGCCGGGTACCAGGTCGTACTGCCGGAGCGCGGTGTCTGCTGCGGCCTCACCTGGGTGTCCACCGGGCAACTCGGCGTCGCGCGCAGGGTGCTACGCCGCACCGTCGAGGTGCTGCGGCCCTATCTGGACGCCGGCTACCGGGTCGCCGGCCTGGAGCCGAGCTGCACCGCGCTGTTCCGCGGCGATCTCGGCCATCTGCTACCCGGCGACGGCACCGCGACCCTGCTGGCCGAGCGGACGCACACGCTGGCCGAGCTGCTGGCCGAGGCCGACCCGCCGTGGCGCGGCCTCGACCTGGACGCGGTCAGCCAGGTGCACTGCCACCAGCACGCGGTCCTCGGGTTCACCGCCGAGGAGCGGGTGATGGCGGAAGCCGGCATCCGGAGCTCCACACTGGACACCGGGTGTTGCGGGCTGGCGGGGAACTTCGGCTTCGAGCGTGGGCACTACGAGGTGTCGCTGGCCTGCGCGGAGGACAGGTTGCTGCCCGCGCTGCGGGAGACACCGGCGGAGACCCTGGTGATCTCGGACGGGTTCAGCTGCCGCACCCAGATCGCGCAGGAGTCGGACCGGACCGCGGTACACCTCGCCGAGGTGCTCCAGGATGGACTGCGGCGCCGATGA
- a CDS encoding 2-keto-4-pentenoate hydratase, whose translation MEPTAVREAAEKLLTAYDTGAPIEPVITEYPDATIADAYRIQQEQVRTWTREGDVVNGHKVGLSSPAMQRQMGVDQPDYGHLLAGMFHLEHQPIRTAGFLQPRIEPEIAFVLGRPLAGPGVTVADAVRAVDFVLPALEIVDSRIRDWKISIVDTIADNASSGGVVLGSRPTPLTAVDLRLAGCTLHSGGELVATGAGGAVLGSPVNALVWLANTVGPLGVELEPGHVVLPGSMTRAVPVRPGDAVVAAIAGLGSVTAVFEEDGR comes from the coding sequence ATGGAGCCCACTGCCGTGCGCGAGGCGGCCGAGAAGCTGCTGACCGCCTACGACACCGGCGCCCCGATCGAGCCGGTGATCACCGAGTATCCGGACGCGACGATCGCCGACGCCTACCGCATCCAGCAGGAGCAGGTACGGACCTGGACGCGGGAAGGGGACGTGGTGAACGGCCACAAGGTCGGCCTCTCCTCCCCCGCGATGCAACGGCAGATGGGCGTGGACCAGCCGGACTACGGGCACCTGCTGGCCGGGATGTTCCACCTGGAGCACCAGCCGATCCGCACCGCGGGCTTCCTGCAGCCGCGGATCGAACCGGAGATCGCGTTCGTGCTCGGCCGCCCGCTGGCCGGGCCGGGGGTCACGGTGGCCGACGCCGTGCGCGCGGTCGATTTCGTGCTGCCCGCCTTGGAGATCGTCGACTCCAGGATCCGGGACTGGAAGATCTCCATCGTGGACACCATCGCGGACAACGCCTCCTCCGGGGGCGTCGTACTCGGCAGCAGGCCGACCCCGCTGACCGCGGTCGATCTCCGGCTCGCCGGGTGCACCCTGCACTCCGGGGGTGAGCTGGTGGCGACCGGCGCGGGCGGGGCGGTACTCGGCTCCCCGGTGAACGCGCTGGTGTGGCTGGCGAACACGGTCGGGCCGCTCGGTGTCGAGCTGGAACCCGGTCATGTCGTGCTGCCAGGGTCGATGACCCGCGCCGTCCCGGTACGGCCCGGGGACGCGGTGGTCGCCGCGATCGCGGGCCTCGGCAGCGTGACCGCGGTGTTCGAGGAGGACGGCCGGTGA
- a CDS encoding acyl-CoA dehydrogenase family protein, translating to MGNSAASASSAPDPGDFLGIDASLGADEQDIRDAVRDFGRSELEPRVAEWYESGTLPARELAAEFGKLGLLGMHLEGYGCAGTSAVAYGIACRELEAVDSGLRSFVSVQGSLAMYAIHRWGSEEQRREWLPRMAAGEALGCFGLTEPDAGSDPGAMRTRARRDGPDWVLDGTKMWITNGTVADVAVVWAQTEDGVRGFVVPTDTPGFTANEVGHKLSLRASLTAELVLEGVRLPAEAAFPEVRGLRGPLSCLNEARYGILFGVVGAARACYTSALEYTLSREQFGKPLAGFQLTQRKLADLVVEVNRAGLVALHLGRLKDIGRLHHNQVSFGKLANVRGAIEVARTARTLLGANGISLEYPVMRHLANLETVLTYEGTEEMHALSLGQAVTGIPAFR from the coding sequence ATGGGTAACAGCGCAGCATCGGCGTCCTCCGCGCCCGATCCCGGTGACTTCCTCGGTATCGACGCCTCGCTGGGCGCCGACGAGCAGGACATCCGGGACGCCGTCCGGGATTTCGGCCGTTCGGAGCTCGAACCGCGGGTCGCCGAGTGGTACGAGTCCGGCACGCTGCCCGCCCGGGAGCTGGCCGCGGAGTTCGGCAAGCTCGGGCTGCTCGGCATGCACCTGGAGGGCTACGGCTGCGCCGGCACCTCGGCGGTGGCCTATGGCATCGCCTGCCGGGAGCTGGAGGCGGTGGACTCCGGGTTGCGCAGTTTCGTGTCGGTGCAGGGCTCGCTCGCGATGTACGCGATTCACCGCTGGGGCAGCGAGGAGCAGCGCCGGGAGTGGTTGCCCCGGATGGCGGCCGGTGAGGCTCTCGGCTGTTTCGGGCTGACCGAGCCGGACGCGGGCAGTGATCCGGGTGCGATGCGCACCAGGGCGCGCCGGGACGGCCCGGACTGGGTGCTGGACGGCACCAAGATGTGGATCACCAACGGCACCGTCGCCGATGTGGCCGTGGTGTGGGCGCAGACCGAGGACGGCGTGCGCGGGTTCGTGGTGCCCACGGACACGCCCGGATTCACCGCGAACGAGGTCGGGCACAAGCTGTCCCTGCGCGCCTCGCTGACCGCCGAGCTGGTGCTGGAAGGGGTCCGGCTGCCCGCCGAGGCGGCCTTCCCCGAGGTGCGGGGCCTGCGCGGGCCACTGAGCTGCCTGAACGAGGCGCGCTACGGAATCCTGTTCGGCGTGGTCGGCGCGGCGCGTGCCTGCTACACCTCGGCGCTGGAGTACACCCTGTCCAGGGAACAGTTCGGCAAGCCGCTCGCCGGGTTCCAGCTCACCCAGCGCAAGCTGGCCGACCTGGTGGTCGAGGTGAACCGGGCGGGACTGGTCGCACTGCACCTCGGACGGCTCAAGGACATCGGTCGGCTGCACCACAACCAGGTCAGCTTCGGCAAGCTGGCCAACGTGCGCGGCGCGATCGAGGTGGCCCGCACGGCTCGCACCCTGCTCGGCGCGAACGGGATCTCCCTGGAGTACCCGGTGATGCGGCACCTGGCCAATCTGGAAACGGTGCTCACCTACGAGGGCACCGAGGAGATGCACGCGCTCTCGCTCGGCCAGGCAGTGACCGGAATCCCGGCGTTTCGCTGA